Proteins from a single region of Heterodontus francisci isolate sHetFra1 chromosome 29, sHetFra1.hap1, whole genome shotgun sequence:
- the LOC137345659 gene encoding uncharacterized protein isoform X1, whose amino-acid sequence MQVYAGLILVCLSFCHIGCRSDYLKLLMNWFAKARTCTKTWEECVAGVQHKLSMWEQRSLSIVVKNVFIRCEALTLLLYVAQVWPIPHSCTVAVTGAIFRFIWGSKMDRVRRDTMFKPLDKGGKNVPNVALILMTTFVCGCIKLCVELQYANSKCHYVLRFSLCPVLRRMDLVTLPQNAPSSWTVPYHLSVVEQFLHRNTFDHRSIRQWSARNVLKALREKEMVDSVG is encoded by the exons ATGCAAGTCTATGCGGGTCTAATCctggtgtgtctcagtttctgtcatATAGGCTGCAG gtcagactacctgaagttgctgatGAACTGGTTCGCAAAGGccaggacgtgcaccaaaacctgggaggagtgcgTAGccggggtacaacacaagctgagcatgtgggagcagcgatctctctccattgtggttaagaacgtgttcatcaggtgcgaggcgctcacgttgttgctgtacgtggcgcaggtctggcccataccccactcctgcactgtggcagtcaccggagccattttccgcttcatctggggatccaaaatggaccgggtccggagggacacaatgttcaaacctctggataagggcgggaaaaatgtacccaacgtcgccctcatcctgatgactacctttgtgtgcggctgcatcaagctgtgtgttgaactccagtacgcaaactccaagtgtcactatgtgctgaggttctctctgtgcccggtgttgcgaaggatggacctggtcacattgccgcagaacgctccatccagttggactgtgccgtaccacctatctgtcgtggaacagtttctgcacagaaacacttttgaccaccggtccatcaggcagtggtctgcacggaatgttctcaaggccctacgggaaaaggagatggtagattCTGTCGGATAG
- the LOC137345659 gene encoding uncharacterized protein isoform X2 has protein sequence MNWFAKARTCTKTWEECVAGVQHKLSMWEQRSLSIVVKNVFIRCEALTLLLYVAQVWPIPHSCTVAVTGAIFRFIWGSKMDRVRRDTMFKPLDKGGKNVPNVALILMTTFVCGCIKLCVELQYANSKCHYVLRFSLCPVLRRMDLVTLPQNAPSSWTVPYHLSVVEQFLHRNTFDHRSIRQWSARNVLKALREKEMVDSVG, from the coding sequence atGAACTGGTTCGCAAAGGccaggacgtgcaccaaaacctgggaggagtgcgTAGccggggtacaacacaagctgagcatgtgggagcagcgatctctctccattgtggttaagaacgtgttcatcaggtgcgaggcgctcacgttgttgctgtacgtggcgcaggtctggcccataccccactcctgcactgtggcagtcaccggagccattttccgcttcatctggggatccaaaatggaccgggtccggagggacacaatgttcaaacctctggataagggcgggaaaaatgtacccaacgtcgccctcatcctgatgactacctttgtgtgcggctgcatcaagctgtgtgttgaactccagtacgcaaactccaagtgtcactatgtgctgaggttctctctgtgcccggtgttgcgaaggatggacctggtcacattgccgcagaacgctccatccagttggactgtgccgtaccacctatctgtcgtggaacagtttctgcacagaaacacttttgaccaccggtccatcaggcagtggtctgcacggaatgttctcaaggccctacgggaaaaggagatggtagattCTGTCGGATAG